In the genome of Chrysoperla carnea chromosome 5, inChrCarn1.1, whole genome shotgun sequence, the window GACAATGGGATTGATATTGAAGTAACCATGTAACACAAGCGGTTGGTCTAAGAGAGGGTATAAGGTCAAACATCACCCATCTGATCACCACATGTGGCATATTCtttgtgaaattttattgatatctaTACACGACTATATGACAGGTTATCTAACGGAAAGTGctcatgactatttttaattaatttaatttttatcaattttttcaatgaacGGCTTTTTGAAAGCAAGCTAcaacattattttcgtaattaaataatctatcatctgatatcaatttcgatCGACCGGTGTAGTTActtatattgacttacttgTTCATATGATATGAATAggtctacaccgatctgttaactaatcgaaattggtattagaagaaagataattgaattacaaaaacaaagGTATAGATTTGGCTGCAAAAAACCGTacatggaaaaaatttattaaagttaattaattaatttaaaaatagccatgaccACTGTTCAATAGATAAGCTATTATAGGGTATTATAGGGTTATTCATCCTATATATTAACACTAATCGAGATGTTATGTATCATATTTTGCggtaaattttactttcttcaCCTTTAACATAAACATTTCTAATTCGTTATAACTAATTGAGGAATTCAAAAGTTAGCCCTCGAGAATGTATgaaataatcttatatataaaaattaaacctcCATATtttcgacttgaaattttgacaggtCGTTTCATTTTCAGTCAAGAGGGTTAGCACATAATTTATTTCCCAAAGTTCGCAAGGGAGcggcaaatatttaaaaataactgaaaaaatggATGAAAGTgatataaatgtcaaatagtTTCATTTAGTATTCATAGGTGACACTATGTGTATTGAATCATAattcttattataaatttgcttaggttttttaagaaaatcttgTCATTTGAAAGTATTTGAAAGTACGGGGTAGTCTGCATCTAATCCGGTAGTTTGCAAACTTGTTAATGATGTTGATCTTATGAATAATCCTagtttgtcaaaaatcgaaacatccgtgaaaatttgcgattttggcgattataaaaaaaaaaatgaaaatttcaggtTTTTCCAGAAAGGGGAAGTTTTTGAAGTATCTTTTCAAGGTGTTTTTAAagaagactaaatttgctacaatatgagattAGAATCGTctccaatagtttccgagatcaatcctttcaaagtttatcattttttcaaactttgcaattttttgcaatataagttcgttttgaaataattttgatccacaaCAGCACTAGAACACTCCGTCAGAGGTAAGTGGTACCAACTCCAGCTAGGGTAGTTCGAAAGATGTCTGAAATATTGCACGAAATTGCGAAGTTAGaataattgatgaattttgaatagttatgtctcggaaactattgggtctacagGGTCTACacgattctagtctcatattgtagaaaatttagtcTACCTTAAAGGCATTTTAAAAAGCTAGTTCAAAAACTACCCCTTTAGAGTTATAATCGCTCAAATCTgaaaaaagctgaaatttttacgggtttttttgtatttttgacaaagttatCGGCGCTCGTggttacaaacttggattattcgttggataacatcataaacaagtctgcgaaaaatcagaactaccggatttggtgcatactgtaatgtataaagttactgtaatgACTACAGAAAATGAACATGTAGTACTTCCAGtagctttaaaataaaagaactttttaatgaaaaactttttttttcttaacagcCACagaaacacaaattaaaatattaacttaaacGTTTCCTCGGTAAATCTATAGTTActacactatttttatttattccccAAATAATTAATGTCCGACAGAGCCACAAATATCTCTCCAATCctgaaagaaaaattatcaaGACATAAATTTCAGTCGAGAGAATCCAGTTGGTTTAATTCATAAACTTACAAGGAAATCGTGttgtgtatatattaaattatttgagtaCTTCTCTTACTAAGCAATCCCCTTAGAATAAGTAGGggaaaaatttaatgatgtagtgaatctttaaaaaaactgcTTTCAATACATGTACTTATTTCGACAAGAGTGGCTCCATATGATTCCGACACTACATTTGACCcaaaatgcgatttattttgcGTCatggctaggttaggttagtaTTGACGGTTTAAGTTTTAGTATAGTTTTATGGTTAATTCTACATTTATCCTTCTGAAGTAAAAAAGTTGCTCATAACACTGATTTATTTAGCAAAATGGGAATGAGGCAAATGAGACACTAAATGCAAAAGGAAGTGGCGTTCGCATAATAACTTCAACTTTGTATATCTTTCtctttatgattttaaattaaatcttggACCAAATTAACAAATTACTGAAAATTGGCAAGATAAAGAATCTTAGTATtttagaatcaaatttattcgaaaaataaatcttGACTCACACTACAGAAAGAACGTAACTGACCTGACCCTAACGTCATTTTGGATTGCAAAACAGTtgcattttaaaagaaaccttagaatataatatatcaGGACACAAGATAGGAAtttcaaaaccattttaaaaatgtactaaaatgCTATTTCTgagtaaatagtaaaattttaaagaaaagttaacatttacgaagaaaaaatatttaggtaCTAAGACACTGAAAACTAAACGTACTACAGTGTTAGCCccatattaaagtatttttaccatcatagtaatgtttttttttcagtaatggtaaactttttcatgtaattactcattataacattaaaaaaagataaggCACTAGTAACGTTGTAGTtggaaaaatgcaaattttagcatataataatattcgatttcataataaaaaataaataaacatatcacCAGGACATAataattagcaaaaaaaaactacaaaagtcCCACTATTCGAGGCAAGGGTGATACGAGACCAGCAAAGGTGATAAATTTAAGTTtcaattatcattttcatttctacTGGGAAAGTATTACACTCAATACCATATTTTATAAGTGCAGAGCACATCTtcgaatactttttatatacggAGTGTCGCTAAAAGACCAGTAAAACACTGGACCATATATAGGACAAATCAAACTTGCCTTAAtatcatgtaaataaatttggaaGCTAAGGTCCTAAAATTATAACACTGttatcatattttgttaattaactcCAAAAGCAAAATGCGAGTTTGACAATATTGGTTATGTGCTGTAATAGtggatatttgttttattggaCAAACAATCCAAGAATAAACTAGTTAATCTTGGCGTAGAACATAGGATCGAATATCTCTTATTTCTACGGAAACGAattagaaatattgaatttagaTTCAATAAATTGTGTACTACAATAAAGtttagttcaaaaactaaaaccccgacgatTACAGAAACGCATCTAGAGTTGATAAGTAAAATCATCATTACAGTCGAGGGACctttaagattaaaaagttttccacaggacgAAAAAGAACTCCCCGACTGTAATGGCGATTTTACTTgccataacaatttcagatgaacatatattcttgttttcatacttttcagAACGTGATTCTGTAATCGTaagggttttagtttttgaaatttaatttatttatttattaatattaattaattaatgtttatttaattataaactattttggggttataatttcgtgagaaagtataacaTCATCTAAAACtgtcattaaatcgaaatttatttttcgaccataactttatgtcctctagcggacaccatattaaattttatgtgacCTCACATAGTCTGTAACCACCGAGCGATCAAGAAACTTTAAACGATAccttatttgtcaaattattttaagtagatTAGAAGTTAGGGGGGGGGGCATATGAACATATATACATGTTGATCAAATACATTACCCTTGCCTtagtatagtcggggtaaaaaagCTACTGTTGGTAAAATCGTTTAGCTAAATGATTTACTCGAAATTTGctttttctataatttctataaatatatatgaaaaacgtTCAATTGTTTCAGTTgtttattaaatcttaaaatatcGTTATTGGAATACTAAAATAACCATACTATGCTCCAACCATAAATGAAaaccatatatttttaatacttaacaATTTGAAAATCCTGGGTGCATTTCAAAATCATGAGGTAAGAGATCTTGAACGTAATTTtgcatagaaaaattttgttgttgtaggTCTCACTTCGAATAACCCTTAAAGGCAAAGGATTCTATGTGGaacacaatatttttgattCTTTCAAACCTTTTTTTGTGAAACACAATGGATTAAATCTAACTCCAACACTTTCAATACGTTACCTTTATGGGACCATAGATACGGTAGCCTTTTATCTGGTCTTTTTTTTACGCTATAGAATAAGTtacaaaaaatgctttaaaatttcaactttaggaCCACCCAACTCCCAAACGAAGTAACTTGGGATTAAGAGCAAGTTTATGTAAATGGATTTATTTTGAGCAATACTATACTTAGTAGAATTGTGTTCAGAGCATTCGGACCACCTTGTATATCTACCACTGCTCTAAGGTAAAGAAaacatgaattattaattttaatactagTTTTTTtgcactaaataaataaatattacatagtTCGAAAAgtaaagataaatatatattgtaacaAGAAATATATGTACTGAATAACGTGTTATTCGAAACATgggaaaaattcaattcaaataatttaagttattgAGATACCGTACTGACCACGTGAGTCACATAGGATAGGTGTCTGGGCAAAAATTGTTATCTATCTGGGTTGAACCATTGTACAGTTTAAACACATTCAGTGATTCTAATAGATTTGGGAGCGTTAGGTATGTTGCCCGtgtgataaaatttgatattataaaaaaaaattttaactttctgCCAGATCAGCTGCCTACAGAGGCTTCATCATAGGGACacagaaattaattaatatattacaaatacataAACTTTAGGCTCACTGCTCCTAGTGATCAAATCACTAAAAGATTTCGTTGATGGTATTATAAAGACAAAGAAAAAAGAGATATGACAGGATCCAGATGATTGTATAATTGTTCCCAATTTCgggcaaaaaaatattaatcagaAGAAGAAAGAGATTACTGAACAAAACAAAGATCTTGTCTACATAACTACTGATGCCGTCGGAATAAACTTAAAAGTGGGCAATCACATTCTAACAACTTCTGCGAGAAATTCgatgagaaaaaataaataatagaataccTGTTTTGTCGATACTCACTGGAAAACCTGCATTCTAAAATATTAGAGTAAGGTTTTCTAAATGGTATGGAAGAAGCGGCGgtaatggaaaaattataagttttgcGCAATGGCTTCACAGAGCTCaggaaattgttatttttaaactgtcgAATAAGTCACTTCAACTAAACATTGCCTAATTGTCTGAAAGACAGCTGTTAAGTCATATcttaatagttttatataatctATTTTTGCATCTTCACTTTTTTAAAGCTGCCAGTTTTAAGCATATGCCAATTTTAAGCAATAATGTGATTTTGTTGTTGTGATAGATTTAAGTCACGTTCTAAAattcatgacgtaaaaaacttTATTGTGGCGTGTGCATTAATTTTAACGCGatgcaaatatattaaaattttttataattacatcgCAATGATGCTAATATTATAAGTGTAtgtaacattaataaaataacaggCATAAAAGCTCAACAAGTGCCAAATTCTTCTATTGATgaattatgtattttacatGACGAATTTCCTTTTGAATTTAGATAAAACACTTTTGATTGGGACACAAATTCCATTGTTATTCCGACAATAATTTCTTCTACAGACACAGCCTTCCTTTTCTACACCACAGTGTGTAAGTAAATCACAATGTCTTTCACATGTTTCACCAGGAATGTAGAGCTCACTTTCTAGTCTTCGGcagtctaaaaatatttaaaaaaaatgtcacattAATAATCTGTAATCAATGTTTGACTTATTTACTTACTGCGTATAAGACATTGCTTTTGTAATCGAGAATTCTTCATAAAGTGTGTACATTCAAGTGGAAGACGTAAAGCTTTTTCCTCCTTGGCTATcgccaaataaaataaaataaacactaTACACAAACTTCCACGAATCATCATGAGATTCGTTTGTTAAaactatttctaataaattttctttaaccggtcaatttttatacaaacatacTTTTCTGTTCAGGTCTGGTTCAGAGACTCTCTATACGGTACGTTGTAACCATAGTACAATCAATCTCGTGATAAGTTATGAAAAGGGAAATAATTATGCACACTTGCACCTTTGATACTTCTGATgtcatgatataaaaataataataatggggattaacctccgtttctctgacatatacgcctataacagaggccacccacatcattatttgttaatctttatttatttaattataaacatatttaaaattacttcgttcttatccaagcgacgacaatgtgatcaattctgcactcccattaattataaattgtctaaatggacaaacagccaaaggcaaacgccttagaccgcacggccatttaggctctgcAACCAGTTCCTACCATATTCGTTGTTAtaagataaatgaaaataaccagatactttttaaacaataactTTGTCTTTATCTTTTATCAGCTAAATTCAAAAAACGCCAAAGGAAATCTTTTCCTAGTTCTTTAATGTTTAAGTAGCACAgtggtatatttttattatatcaaatttctggccaaaattcagaaaaaacaaCTCTCATGTTTCttattgaaagttgttttttggatGAACCTTCCATCACAGACACTTGAGGGATCTCAACTGCACCCCGCTAGTTTTGTCAGTCACAATCAACTTGCTCTTATGCATGTATGCTATTATTGTTATCGCTCTCGCTTTACCGTGCCATTCAATTTATGTTGATCGTGTTTGTTAGtgtaattaagtaaaaatttataatgaatattcaattattaattcagtaattaattttaatgttgtattaacataattaaatatttgtgcttcatatttgctgttaaaaaatataatttttctcattacatttatcatattcaaaatttttttgcagcaagacaaagtttaagtattctatAATAGGGTTATGAAAAAAACCTTGCGCAaaccttttcttttaagactaagAGGTAAGCACATATTAAGATagcaaaaagtaaaagaaaggAGGCTACgcaaaagtaaaagaaaagaGCCAGTAGTTTTTCAGTGAATTTGCAACTTAAAATTCCAGAGTCACGTTACGTCGAAATAAAAGCAAgcataaataaggcaaaaagtGGCTCAAAAGCacaataaatggaaaaaattaaaacaataaattgaaaacacgaaaattaaataattgagtTTGAAGACGAATATTTTATGAAGACTTATCTcagttaaaagtattttttttaattactcttaaataaaaggtacttttgtatctaaataatcttttgaatcaattttgagcataaaaaacCCGTCATTATACTTTGGCaagaattttgatataattaccCCAAGTCGGTCGAACATACGTTTCGTGCAAATGAGAAGTTGTAATCAagattgtattttttcaaaagtagcGATAAAGAGCAAAACATATGCccaaaaatactttattactGAGATATTGGAgcaaaaagatatttatttaacaatataatattttaatagccGCAAGTAATTTTGTCAAAGTAGACgcaattttgtaaaatgatgCATTTAGCATGACGACTCAATGCCGTACGACTTAGTACGGCATCAGGACCATTTTTGATTGATGGGGCTTCCACGATcaactttctaaaatttttcacgGGATCTTCGAAGAGCCGCTACTTTTCTTTGTTCCTCCCCGAACaaagagattaaaaaataattttaatcgctTTAATTTATGCCGGTTTCTTCTGTAAAATCAGATTAAATTTGAGTAAGACGTACGTTTTAGCAGATCTTTTGTACTGCGATCAATTTTATTCATTGTACATCTTTCGCTTCAGACTGAACGTGTTTTCCAGCTTCCTCCTCTTAATGGCAAAATCTGCACAGATCGTGCCTTGCAAGTGTTCCTTTGAGCATTCTTGAGTTCACAATGGTCAGTATCctcaaatgattttttctaGTTGTTAACGCTCTGAAGTCTTTGTTCATGAAAACAGTTTTTGTATGGTCTTGGTCATGCATGTTCGATCCTACTGTAGGAATGATGTGTGGTTGTATTCCCACACCATATGAATTATGCAGaccatttgaaataaaaattttcgaaagatgAAAGTCAAGGTATAATCTTGGGTTTGTCTTGTAATGTATGTCTCGATATTCCAAGCTAAAGCGTATGCCATAGATAAAGATGCAGCTAAAACCTTCAGTGGAAGaacaaaaacaatacaataaaattgCTAAATTCACTCAAAGTGGTAAATCCACttgtaataaatttctaaaCTATATTTGAGTGTATTGAATCACAAAAACATCTGGGTACATATAAAGTTATTATTAGCTGGGTAACCGGACACTCTGGAATCGATGGGATCCAACGCTGGAATATTAGCATAAAAAGACACACCTAGGCCGCGGGAGACACACCTAGGCCGTAGAACCCTTTGTGATACCAAATGTGCGtgttaccaccttttccgctgataatttcaattaccagctccttattttttttaagaaactgagTACAGCTACTTCATACATATACTATGcgctacaccagcccatcacaaccattacttaattaatgttttgttatGACGATGGAAATCAATCCCGCTACCCTAGACATACcgcgtacggaattggttacgccttaaccaactaagctaCTAGGGTCGTAAGCAAAAATATCCAAGTATAGTTTTAAACCAAGGTTACTTGATTTCGCACTTGATTAACTTCCGACTTtagaaaaatgcatttttaaccTCGGGTATCtgggtaataaattatttggacACATATTTATATGAGCtattgtgtttattttgaaGTAGAGAAAATCTGAACACATTAATTTGAGTATTGGTAaggaactaataataattattactctCGCATGTTAAATAAACTCTTAATTAATTgtgaaataataatgtttttgttattatgttCTGTACCATTCCTaaacgatttaattttaaatttgtttgtgtttgtAACAACCTGGCACATATCCACACACGTGTAGgtaaataatacaatacaaattatttaaagaacaatgtttgatttacaagctcaaaatttttttaaagacagacttttactcaaagaatatgtggttacaatttcagcataggtatcattgcaaatttttaagaaaaaagtaattgaaaatcgatataattaTTGAGCATTGGCACTTATGgaagaatctcaaaaaacgacatattttgaaagtttttgataattttcacttggattgaatgaaaacaaagtttaaaaaaaactttttaatagagaGTTAACATATAGGAAATggtatagaaaagaaaaaaccaagtgCCTTCATCCCTATAAGGGATGTAAAAGAAATGCGTTAAATTGAAAACTACTATTGTCAAATCCGGTTTTTGAGCTTCAAATGTTAGTGGCTCAACATTTACCTAAGCAATTTACCTAAAAGttcaatttatagaaatttctcAAACGTTATCCGAGAATATCTTTAATTCATCGCCGGGGTAGTAAGAAATGAACACTTTATAAGGTCACACAGCTGAtctttttcattgaataaaaagattatagagCGAAAATATACTAAGAAATAGGTAAATTCCGATTTTCGTTAACTTCCGAAAGAAATACGacttaataataaagtttt includes:
- the LOC123301525 gene encoding uncharacterized protein LOC123301525 codes for the protein MMIRGSLCIVFILFYLAIAKEEKALRLPLECTHFMKNSRLQKQCLIRNCRRLESELYIPGETCERHCDLLTHCGVEKEGCVCRRNYCRNNNGICVPIKSVLSKFKRKFVM